CACTTGGTGGAGTTACTGTAGACAACGACTTTGAATTCAACCTCGATGGCCACACTTTCTCAGAAGGTAAGCAGTTCTTAAGCGGCGAAGAAGCCCTAGCTTACACTCGCATGAGAAAAGAAGACCCGCGCGGAGACTTCGGACGAGCAGCTCGCCAACGTGAAATTGTTGAAGCGGTTATTAGAGAAGCAGCCCAGTTCAGCTCGATTACAAAAGCAAACGAAATGCTAGATGTTGTTGGCGGATCAGTTAAAACAGATATGTCCCTTGATCAAATGTGGACGTTGCAAAATAACTATCGTAATGCGTTAGGCACAGTGGATCAAATCGAATTTGATTATACTACCCCTACTATAGACAGAGTATCATATGTTGTTTTAAGTGATGAGACTATAGCAGAGATTAGTGCTGAGTTGAGAGAGCATTTGGAATTGAATTAATAGAATTTTTACCCCTGCGGCGGTGGCTGTGGGGGTTGTTTTATGAAAATGGATCAACTAGGAACCTCGCTATGTTTTCGTTTTTCCAACCTGATACTTGTTCACTCACTTTATTCGTTTACATCTGTTTTGGTAGGGATGGCATAGACAAAATAACGTTCTTCCGGTCTAGTCAATGAAAAAAACGGGTAACACGTCATTAACACGAGCGTCTCCTCATCCCCCTCCCCCACGCGCCATGTTTCAGACTCATGACCAATTTCTGTGGAATCCACTATATACTCGAATTGGCCATATGGGGTATCTATTGTAATGAGATCGCCTTGTTCCACTTCACCTACATGTAAAAAGGCAGAGTCATTATGTCCCGCCAGAAACACTTGCTCTCCATCTCCAGGGAACCCTGTTTGGGGGTCATGACCAACTCCATGTTTAAGGTTCTCAAGCTCTGAACCATGTACGATCGGCATGGATAAATCAATGGATGGGATTTGAATTTTCCCGATTGAATCCCCAAGCTTAACCGAGAAGTCCTCACGCTTCATCAGTAACGCTTCATCTAGTTTTGTTTCATTTGCAGTTGAGTCATACCCATACTCCCTAAGGTAGTCTTCAGTCGCTTCCATTTGATAATTGCTACCAAAATAAAAGTCTACTAATAAATATCCAACGTATAAAAGGAAGCTTGCCCCAGTAACTAAACATAATCTACCGACCCATCGTATCATACGAACGCTCCTTAATTGAGTATGAAAAAGGCCACTTAATGATTTAAGTGGCCTTTTCATTATACTGTATTCTTTTTCTTCTTCCTATTCATTTGTAAAAATAGGATACCGATAGCAAGCAGAACGATTCCTGTTAGGGCCATGGCAAATACATTGTTTGCCGTTTGGACTAACGTACCGTTTCCATTCTCTTTGTCCCTGTCTTTACTAAGATCTTGATCATGATCTTTGTTATTCTCTGCTTCTTGTGATGGTTTGTGATCTTTTGGATCCCCAGTGCCTTTTACTGCTTCATCTGGATTTTTGGTCGGATCACTTGGTTCATCATTGTCTGTTTCGTTTGGTTGATCAACCCATTTAATTGATACAAGGTGATCGTCTATCTCTTTTAGTTCTTTTTCATCTGAGGTGTAGCCGACTACTGAAGCGACGTTGATAAGTGTTTCTTTTGTCAGATCAGATTGTGTGACAGCATACACAGCCGTTCCTGTTGTTTTCTCCCCTGGTGCGAGTTCTGTTGTTTCCAGTTTAACTTCTCCACCAAGCATTGGGTCTTCAACTTGAATATTTGTTATCGTGACATTGCCTCTGTTTTCTACTTCAAATGAGTATGTCACTTCATCACCAACTTGGCTGATGGATTCCTGGTTGCTGCTCTTTGTAAACGCAAGGCTGCCAGCTGCCTCTTCATATACTGTCACCTCATCAACTCCAGTGACACGTTCTCCTAGCTTTGTTTCACCAGCTACAGTCGCTTCATTATAGATCTCGCCACGGTCAATGTCGGCTTGAGTGATTGTATAGACTGCTTCTGCTACCAGTACGCTGCCTGGTTCAAGCGTGATGGAATGATCCTCTTCAATCACTTCTCCGTTGATCGTCAGGTACGTGATGTCACTGATATTTTCTAGCTCATCCGTTAACGTTACATCAACTAATGTGACATTTCCTATGTTTTGAGCTGTGAAGGTGTAGACGATCTCTTCTCCCACTTTTAACTCATCACGATCCGCTTCTTTCATTAATGCGATCGCTTGGGATTGTTCTGTTGGAATCGTATCGTCATCTTCTGTTTCAAGAACGGATTCGTCTGGACCTTTCCCTGTTACGGTTGCAATGTTTTTAACGTCTGTCTTGTTTAAATCTTCTTGTGTCACCGTGTAGCTTCCTGTTCCAGTCGTGGTTTGCCCTGGTGCTAGCTTTGTTGTTTCAAGGGTAACCTCTCCACCAAGCATTGGGTCAGTTAGTTCCAGATCCGTTATCGTTACATTCCCTGTATTTTCAACATCAAATGTATACGTTACGGTTTCCCCAACTTCTCTGACTGTCTCAAGATCGCTTGTTTTAGTTAAAGAAAGCTTTGGTGCTAATTCTTGTTCAATGAGGACCTCATCTTCGTCGCTCACTTTTTCTTGAGATGGTGCGTTCCCTTCAACCATCGCTTTGTTGAACACTTTTCCACGATCCACGTCTGCTTGTGTGATCGTATAGGTTGCTTCAGCCAATAGCTGACTACCTGGTTCAAGGGTGACTGATTCTTCATCCTTGATCTCTTCCCCATCAATCGTTTTCAAAGTAATCTCACTTAGGTTCTCTAATTCATCTGTAAGAACCACGTTATTCAACGTGACATTCCCTTTATTCAATACAGTAAAGGTGTACACAATGTCTTCGCCAACCATCAGATCATCCCGGTTCGCTTCTTTTGTCAGCTCAAGGGAAGGCTGTTGTTCAACCAAGGTCGTTTCGTCATCTGTTTCTTTGACGCCCGTGCCATCTGGGAACTCTCCTGTAACAGCGGCCACATTCGTGAGAACGCCGTTGTTTAAGTTGGCTTGAGTCACCACATATACAGCCATTCCAATGGTTTTCTCTCCTGGTGCGAGTTCAGCTGTTTCAAGCTCAATCTCTCCACCAAGCATTGGATCCTCGACTTGAATTTGTGTGACTGTCACATTTCCTGTGTTCTCCACTTCAAATGTGTACGTTACTTCATCACCAACTTGGCTGATGGTTTTCTGGTCGCTGCTCTTTGTGAACGCAAGGCTTCCAACTGCTTCTTCATACACAGTGGTCTCATCCTGATCAGTTACACGTTCTCCTAGCTTTGTTTCACCTGTTACAGTCGCATCGTTATAAACCTCACCACGATCGATATCCGCTTGTGTTATCGTATACGTTGCTTCTGCGATCAATACACTGTTTGGTTCGAGCGTGATCAATTCACCATCTTCAATCGCTTCTCCGTTGATGGTCAGGTATGTGATGTCACTGATATTTTCTAGCTTATCCGTTAATGTTACGTCAACTAATGTAACATTTCCTACGTTCTGAGCTGTGAAGGTGTAGACAATCTCTTCTCCCACTTTTAACTCATCACGATCCGCTTCTTTCATTAATGCGATCGCTTGGGATTGCTCCGTTGGAATCGTATCGTCATCTTCTGTTTCAATGACTGATTCGTCTGGGCTTGTACCTGTCACGATTGCCGTATTCTTAAGGTCTTTCTTGTTTAAATCTTCTTGTGTGATGACATAATTCGCCGTTCCAGTGGTTTTCTCTCCTGGTGCCAGCTTTGTCGTTTCAAGAGTGATTTCTCCGCCAAGCATCGGGTCAGTTAGTTCCAGATCCGTTATCGTTACATTCCCTGTATTTTCAACATCAAATGTGTACGTTACGGTTTCTCCAACTTCTCTGACTGTCTCAAGATCGCTTGTTTTAGTTAGTGAAAGCTTTGGTGCTAATTCTTGTTCTACAACGACTTGGTCTTCGTCGCTCACTTTTTCTTGGGATGGTGAGTTGCCTTCAACCATTGCTTCGTTGGTCACTTCACCACGATCCACATCTGCTTGAGTGATCGTATAGGTTGCTTCAGCTGCTAGCTGACTACCTGGTTCAAGGGTAATCGAATCTTCATCCTTGATCTCTTCCCCATCAATCGTTTTCAAGGTAATCTCACTTAGATTCTCTAATTCATCTGTAAGAACCACATTCGTGAGGGTCACATTTCCTGTATTTTCTACAGTAAAGGCGTACACAATGTCTTCGCCAACTATCAGATCATCCCGGTTCGCTTCTTTTGTCAGCTCCAGGGAAGGCTGTTGTTGAACCGATGTCGTTTCTTCATCTGTTTCTTTGGCTTCTGTGCCGTCTGGGAACTCTCCCGTAACAGCGGCCACATTCGTGAGAACTCCGTTGTTTAAGTCAGCTTGTGTGACGACATATACAGCGGTTCCTGTTGTCTTCTCGCCTGGTGCGAGTTCGGTCTTTTCTAGTTCGATCTCTCCACCAAGCATCGGATCATCGACTTGAATATTTGTGACTGTCACATTTCCTGTGTTTTCTACTTCAAACGTGTAGGTCACTTCATCACCAACTTGGTTGATGGTTTTCTGTTCGCTGCTCTTTGTGAACGCAAGGCTGCCAGCTGCTTCTTCACGCACAGTGACTTCATCAGAGTCAGTTACTTGGTCTCCTAGTTTCGTTTCACCTGTCACTGTCGCATTATTATAGATTTCGCCACGATCGATATCCGCTTGAGTAATCGTATACGTTGCTTCTGCGATCAATACACTGTTTGGTTCGAGCGTGATCGATTCATCATCATCAATCGCTTGTCCGTTGATCGTCAGATACTTGATATCACTGATATTCTCTAGTTCATCCATTAACGTTACATCAACTAATGTGACGTTCCCTACGTTCTGAGCTGTAAAGGTGTAGACAACCTCTTCGCCCACTTTTAACTCATCACGATTGGCGGATTTGATTAATCCAATCGCTGGAGATTGTTCCGTTGGAATCGTATCCTCATCTTCTGAGTCAACAACAGATCCGTCTGGACTTTCACCAGTCACGATTGCCGTATTCTTAAGGTCTTTCTTGTTTAAATCTTCTTGTGTGATGACATAATTCGCCGTTCCAGTGGTTTTCTCACCTGGTGCCAGCTTTGTCGTTTCAAGTGTGATCTCTCCACCAAGCATCGGGTCAGTTAGTTCCAGATCCGTTATGGTTACATTTCCTGTATTTTCAACTTCAAATGTATACGTGACGGTTTCCCCAACTTCTTTAACCAAGGTAAGATCACTTGATTTGGTGAGAGAAAGGTTTGGCGCTAACTCTTGTTCTACATTAACTTCGTCTTCGTCGCTCACTTTTTCTTGAGATGGTGAGTTGCCTTCAACCATTGCTTGGTTGGTCACTTCACCACGATCCACATTTGCTTGAGTGATCGTATAGGTTGCTTCAGCTACAAGCTGACTACCCGGTTCAAGAGTGATCGATTTTTCATCCGTAATCTCTTCCCCAACGATCGTTTTCAAGGTAATCTCACTTAGATTTTCTAATTCATCTGTGAGAACCACATTCGTGAGGGTCACGTTCCCTGTATTTACTACAGTGAAGGTGTACACAATGTCTTCGCCAACAATCAGATCATCCCGGTTTGCTTCTTTTGTTAGCTCCAGGGAAGGCCGTTGTTCAACCGATGTCGTTTCTTCATCTGTTTCTTTTACTTCTGTGCCATCTGGGAAATCTCCCATAACAACGGCCACATTCGTGAGAACTCCATTGTTTAAATCAGCCTGTGTAACCACATATGTCGCGGTTCCAGTGGTTTTCTCACCTGGTGCAAGTTCTGTTATTTCAAGTTCGATCTCTCCACCAAGCATCGGGTCTTCGACTTGAATGTTTGTGGCTGTTACATTTCCTGTGTTTTCTACTTCAAACGTATACGTTACTTTATCACCAACTTGGTTGATGGTTTTCTGTTCGCTGCTCTTTGTGAACGCAAGGCTGCCAGCTGCTTCTTCATACACAGTGACTTCATCAATGTCAGTCACCTGGTCTCCTAGTTTCGTTTCACCAGTTACTGTCGCCTTGTTTTCGACTTCGCCACGATCGACATCCGCTTGGGTAATCGTATACGTCGCTGCTGCAACTAGTACGCTACCTGGTTCAAGCGTGATCGATTCACCATCATCAATCGCTTCTCCGTTAATCGTCAGGTACGTAATGTCACTGATGTTTTCTAGTTCGTCTCTTAAGGATACGTCAACTAACGTGACATTCCCTACGTTCTGAGCTGTGAAGGTGTAAACAATCTCTTCACCGACTTTTAACTCATCACGATTGGCTGCTTTGATTAATCCAATCTCTGGAGATTGTTCTGTTGGAATTGTATCATCATCTTCCGTTTCTACAGATCCGATAGGACTTTCTCCGGTAACGGTTGCGATGTTTTTAATATCTTCCTTATTTAGATCTTCTTGCGTAACAGTATAGCTCGCTGTTCCAGTCGTTTTCTCTCCGGGTGCAAGCTCCGTTGTTTCAAGTGTGATCTCTCCACCAAGCATTGGATCATTTACATTCAGATCCGTTACCGTAACATTCCCTGTATTTTCTACGTCGAATGTATACGTTACGGTATCCCCAACGGCTTTCACCGAGTTAAGATCACTTGTTTTTTCAAAGCTTAATGATTTCTTCATTTCGGTGTTTTCTTTTGTGACTTTTGTGATCTCTGTTTGATCATTCTTAATCTCAAATCTTACGGGTTCCGCATTTAAGAGATAAGAATCAGGTGCCTTTGTTTCAATCAATCGGTATTCGCCTTCATCTAAATCCTCTATAAGCAGGACCCCATCTTCATCTGTCTGATAATCGCTGCCAACTGCTTCCCATTCATCATCATTTTTCTTCTCTAGTAGGAAGGTTGCCCCACCTAATTGTTCATTCGTTTCATCATTTACTTTTGTTAGTTCAACATGCCTTTTGATTTTTTTATTGCTTACTTGCAATGTGTTTTGACCATTAATATCGATAGTTTGAGTACCGTTTGGACCAATGACATAGTCATCTGGAGCTTTGTCTTCTCTAAGTTCGTACTCCCCAAACAATAACCCTTCAAACGTTACTTCTCCATTTTCATCCGTATTTTTCGTACTAATGACAATGTCTGAGAATTTATCTATTAGTGAGAAGGTGGCACCTTCTAACTTCTCATCATTTGTTTCCGCATCGATTTTCTCTACAGTTAGGGAACCTAGTTCACCACTACCATCGCCTATACCTTGAGTACGAGCGACTGTAATCTCCGATGCAGATAACCATGTTTCTGTATCAGTTTGATCTCCACTAAACGAAATGTTATTTTGAATCTCCGCTCCAACCCCAGCTTGAATAAACGATTTATATTCAAGGATATATGGACGATCTACTTTGTCTACGAACTCTAATACAAACCCGTTATCCGTCATTTCAATGGTATAATCTTCATCTATTATTAACGGATTCTCTTTTTCGACATTTCCATTCTCTTCAACACTTGTGTCATAAACCACAAATGAATCCTGCAGAAGAAGTTGGTTCGTTGTCAGCTCATCAACCAGTCGAACATTATCTACTTCCGCTTGGGCAAAGTTAATGTTTACGTTCCAGTTAACAAAACGTCCATCTTGCTTACCGCTTTTTTTAGTGTAATGACCACCATTTGGAGGGGAAACAGATGCATTCAGCTCAACTGGCTCTTGACCACCATCTGAGAATGTTGCCTTATTTCCATAATCTTTTTGAATGAAACTTAACTCATTTAAGCTCGTCTTATACGTAATGTAGTAAGGCTGATCAACAGGTGAGTTAAATTTGATTTCGAACTGATTCTTATCTTCGTTAATTGATAGTTCATAATCTTCTTTACTAACTAGATCACCTAAATTTACTCTATCAGGGGACCCACTTGGTAGCATTTCGTAAACTTCAATTGTATCTTCTACTAATTGTTGATTACCTTCAATGTCATCCTTAATCATTAATTGATTAATAGGTTGTAAATTGTAGTTAACCCCAATATTCCAAGTGATTTCTTTATCAACCGCATTGTAGGAACCACCTTTAAATCCATTAGCTCTCGTATAGGTATCAGGCGTAAACTGGTTATTAACAGGATGACTAATCCGGTCACTTGAGTTTGCTGGATTCTCCCATGAAAATACTGCCTGGTTTTCAAAGAATAGTTTTCCTTTATCTTCACGCTTTTCATAATCGAATTCTGTTGTGTAAGTGATAATCACTTCATCATCAATTGATTCGAACTCAATATCAAATTGATTCTTGTTAGTAAAATCATTTGGTTCGTTTATTTTAATCGTATAATTGTCTTCATTCATCTCTTCGTTGTTAGATGTTATTTTAATGGAGTCCTCCACTAAACGGAGTCCACTATTTTGGAAAACATCTTTTAAATACACATCGTTCATTTCGAATTTGTCGCTATTAAAACGTATTGTCCAATCAACTGTCTTTTTTTGATAATCAATATTTCCATTTGACTTGAATAGAATTTGTTGACCTATCTGTTGACTTGCTGAATCTTCTAGGCCCTCACCAGATTCAACTGTATTTGTAATCGTGCTACCTTCAAACACACGATCTTTAGCTTTAGTTACATATGTGACTTTGTAAGCTGAATCAATATCTTTTGTGAAGTTCAGTTCAAATCCGTTGTCCACAGTTATCACATCAACGTAATCTACTGTTTCACTTGCCGTTTCTCTCCCGTTCTCATCAATAGTAATACGTTCAACTACAAGAGAGCCTGCTTGAAATTGATGTAAATCCGTCAATGAATCTTTTAGGGTTGCATCTGCTTGCGGGATGGCTCGTTCATTATAGTTGTACCGTACTTCCCATGTGATAGTTTGGGATGGGCCATTCGTACTTTCCACTTCTTTAGCAAGCGGCGTTCCTCTTCCAACTTCTACTGTCGACTTGGCACTTGCTACTTCCGAACCATTTTCTAGTAGATCAGCCTTATTCTCAAAACTAGATTTCGTATTATCTGTGAGCTCTGTTGTGAAAACGAGTCGATAGGCCCGAGTCATATCGTTCTTAAATAGAATCGAGAACTCTGGATCATTAGAAAGTTCATATTCGTCGGTAGGTACTTCATCGCCTAACGAAGATGATCCATTTAACTTCATATCTAAATAGTAGAGTTTGATCGAACCATCGACTAAGCTCTGTCCCTCTTGGATCGGGTCGCTTAACACGGCATTAGTTAGGGTATCCATTGACTTGTTAAAGTCAACTGTCCACTCAACAGACTCCGAATTATAGGGGCGATTCGGTTCTCCTCTTTTTTCCATCGTGCTTCCCGACGGATTAAAATCAATCGGTATCGTTAAAGACTCCTTGCCTTCAATAGGTGTAACTGTTATGGTCTTTCCTTCTTCTAAAACAAGGTCTTCACTAAATTTCGTCCACAATCCTACAGTTCCATTTATATTGGAAAACTGTTCCACAGAATCTGTGAACTCAATCGTTGCTTGTCCATCTTTCGTAACGGAAAAGTAACCGATTATTTGATTATTAAAACGCATTTCGACTCGATCAATTTCATCATATACTATGAATTGCTCTGGAATATCGAACTGAAAGGTTGCTCCCTCCGTATAACCATGTCTATTAGGTAGCTCCCATGTATAGTTAATTTGAATGTTAGAATTCAAACCGGGGTTATCTATGGTTTCTCCATTTGAATTCTCATAACGAATCTTATAACTAGTTAAAATATTTGAATCAATGGTCGTGCTGGTTGCTTGAAGCTCTTGCTTCTCTTCAGATTCCTCTACTTCATCAGCTAATTCCTCTTCAACCTTGCTCTTATCTTCATCAATTAAATCGCTTTCAACTGTTTCTTCTGTTTCTTCTGTTTCTTCTGTTTCTTCCTCTTCTTCATTTACAGGTAATTGCTCTTCCTCTTCGCTCTTAGCTTCATTGACCGAATCAGTCTCAACTTCTTCTTGTTCCGCTAATTGCTCATCGTCAATGACTACCTTTTCCTGATCAGATGAATCCTCATCGGGAGCTTCTTCCACACTTTCTTCAACTGCTTCTTCAAGCAATGGTTTGTCAAAGTGTACCAATAATTCTTTGGAACCAAACGTATGCGTAAACAAAAGATTGATAGAATCTATATCTTCCGTAATCCGTTCTGTATTCCACGTTACGGGTATAGAGATCCTGCCAGAAGATTCCGTTTGTCCTTCTGCAAGAGTGAGAACCAATTGATTCTCTGAGATTACGTACGTACCCACTTCATTCTTATCGTGATCATAGAGTACTTCTTGGAGATCTTCTACATTTAGCTCAACAGGAAATTGAAAAGATAGTTGCGTGTTATCTAGAATGGTATAACTAACGTCAACTTCAAACTCATCATCCCTATTGGCTAATTGATCCTCCTCCCCGTATTGCTCATTTTCCGTTTGTTTCAACGACACATCTACATTGCCGGGATTCAATCCGTTTGCCACCATTACATGGGTGCCAAAAGGCTGAAAAATAAAGATCAAGATAAATAACCATGTTAATACCTTTTTCACGTTCGCATACCTCCTATTAAGCTTCATTTAACGCACTAGACGCACTCCCTAAAAGATTAGCAAGCGGTCAAACACGTATTTAATCATACTTTAATCATGTAGAAAAAGATAGAGTCATGACCTTATTTTGGATTTTTTAAAGGTGAAAATAACTGCTCATTTAGTAGGTATCAAATGATACGTTCTTGGTCATCGAACATGTGGGGTTTTCTTCTACCTTTTCTTGTACGCTTCACACACAAACACCCCCTCCGACATTGTCAGAGGGGGTGTTAAATAAACGTTTAATTAAAAGCGCTTCGCACCGATGTAGCGCGGTTTCCAGTAGCTGTTGTCCATGCTTGTGATAGTTACGCCGGTGCTTGACCCGGAGTGGATGAACTGGTTGTTTCCGATATAGATTCCGTTGTGAGATGGGCCGGCTTTGTACGTTTCGAAAAAGACGACGTCTCCTACTTGGAGGTTGGATACGCTGCTTCAAGCGCTGTGTTGAGAAGCGGCTGTTCTTGGTACTGAGATACCTTGTTGTTTGAATACATATTGAATAAATCCGCTGCAGTCGAATCCAGCTGTTGTTTGGCCACCCCATTTGTAAGGCGTACCGATGTGTTTTGAGGCTTCTGCGACGATGTTCGTGATCGTTGCGCCTGAGTTATTGCTAACTTGTTCGCTTTTGACTTCGGTGTTTGGCTTGTATGTAGAGCCTTGTCCTAGTTTTGCGAATGTTTTTGGTCCGGCGATTCCGTCAGCTGATAGACCGTTGGCACTTTGGAATTTGCGCACGGCGTCGCGTGTATCGGTTCCGTAGTAACCTGTTGGGTTTTGGTTAAAGACGCCAACTGAGCGTAGTTGCGATTGTAATTCTGTTACGGCGGCTCCCTTGCTACCTACACGCAAGATACTTGTTGCAGATGGCTTTGAGTTCGTATTCTTTGTTGTTTGGTTTGATGGTGCTGGTGCTTTGGAGCCTGTGTTGTTTAGGGCTGCAAAGGTTTGTGGTCCGGCGATTCCGTCAACTTGAAGATTTTTGTTTTGTTGGAAGGCACGAACGGCGTCTCTTGTTGTGTTATCGTATTGTCCGTTAGGTTCTTTATTTAAGAAACCTGCTGAACGTAGTTGAGATTGAAGCTGACTTACTTGGTTACCGCTGCTACCTACTCGTAAGATGCCTGAGTAAGATACAGTTTTATTTGTGTTTGCTGGTGCTGAGCTTGCTTTTTGAGACGATGATCCGCCTTTTAGGGCACCAATTGTTTTTGGTCCAGCAATTCCATCTACTGATAGGTTATTTGCTTGTTGGAACTTTCGAACGGCATCCGTAGTGATGGTTCCGTAGTATCCTGTTGATTTCTCGTATGTAAAAAATCCTTTTGACTTTAACTCATCTTGTAGTTGAGTGACGTCTGAGTGATTCATTCCTTGGCGAAGTGTCTGATCTCCGAGTGCTGCATCTGCAATGGTTGGTACTGCGAGAACAAGTCCTGTTGCGACGGTTGATGTTAAAACGGCCTTTTTCATCTTAGCTGTATGGCTCAAATAAAGAACCTCCTCTAATTCTCTTAGTTTGTTATTTCTTATTTCGGCTGCGTGAGTTAAGTGTTAAATATGGCCTGTTTATTATCTCTTATTTTTTTGACAAAATAAGGGACATAACTCGATTATATTCCTAAATTCTACACGATTTCTTGATATGAATCTATCAATGTAATGAAACTGTAATATTACATTTACGAGATTCGTTCTTTGCGTTCGTGACGCAGTTCGACATGATTCGATTTAGGCAAAAAAATCCCCAAGCGATGCTGAATCGTTGGGTAATAATCATTTTGTATAGGTAATATGTCCTGCAAGTGCGTATAAAGCAAGGGTGGATGCAAAATGGGAGGAGATGTCATTGGGATCTTGCTGTGGGTACACTTCCACAAAATCCATGCCAACTAATCCTCTTGATGCAAATTCATAAACCAGTGTGAGCAGTTCATAACTGGTTAAGCCATTAACATCTGCGGGTCCACCTGGGTTAAAGGCGACATCAAGCACATCACTACAGATTGATAGGTAGACGAGGTCAACATCAGCACTTGCCATCTCATATAATTCACCGGCAAATTCTCGTAGATTACTGGCTTCGCGTATCTGATTCACTGTTACTGTTTTAGCACCAGCTTCTTTTGCGTAACGACCGGTTGCTGGTTTGTTACGTGGTCCATGGATGCCGGTATGTATCAGACTTTCATTGACGACGCCATCTAGTTCGTAAAGTCTCGCAAACGGCGTTGATCGCGCGTACTTTTCGCCTTCATGATGTGGCATGTTGTCATAGTGCGTGTCCAGATGGAGAATACCGATTTTTTTATCAGGATGTGCTTCTGTTAATCCACGCACAATCGGATAGGTAATGCCGTGATCGCCACCAAGTGCAATCGGAAACTTGTTTGTTTTCCAGACGTCTTTGGCGAAGCTTGCGATGCGATTCATTGTCTCTTCTACATCGGCGGGAACAACATCAACGTCACCTAGATCTGCAAGTGTTAGATGCTCAAAGACATCAATGTGGTCGAGTTCCGGTAAGTAGCCAGAATAACGGCCGGAGCACAGACGCATGACCTTTGGCCCTAACTCACAGCCCGTATAATCACCCCATGTCACTGCCCCTTCCCACGGTACACCGTAGATCAGGACATCTGCCTTTTCAATTGAATCAGTTGTTCCATTTATTGCACCAAGAAACGGCGGCGTATTGCCATATAACATATTGTTCGTATTGGACATCAACTCAGTCCTCTCAAGTGAATTCTCGTTATGCTTTCCCTCTTTTTGTTGGATTAAACATAAAAAACACAGGTAGAAGAATATCTACTACCTGTGTTCGGTTGGTCTACCACTCCGCAATACTGCCGTCGTTATGTCTCCAAATGGGGTTATGCCAATTTGGTTCTTGTTTGCTCATCTTACGAACATGTTCCTCATTCACCTCAATGCCTAAGCCTGGTTTTGTTGGAATTTGAACATAACCTTTCGAATAGGTAAATACACTTGGATCAACAAGATAATCGAGTACGTCTGAGCCTTTGTTGTAATGAATGCCAAGGCTTTGCTC
The nucleotide sequence above comes from Alkalicoccobacillus plakortidis. Encoded proteins:
- a CDS encoding agmatinase family protein, producing the protein MSNTNNMLYGNTPPFLGAINGTTDSIEKADVLIYGVPWEGAVTWGDYTGCELGPKVMRLCSGRYSGYLPELDHIDVFEHLTLADLGDVDVVPADVEETMNRIASFAKDVWKTNKFPIALGGDHGITYPIVRGLTEAHPDKKIGILHLDTHYDNMPHHEGEKYARSTPFARLYELDGVVNESLIHTGIHGPRNKPATGRYAKEAGAKTVTVNQIREASNLREFAGELYEMASADVDLVYLSICSDVLDVAFNPGGPADVNGLTSYELLTLVYEFASRGLVGMDFVEVYPQQDPNDISSHFASTLALYALAGHITYTK